The Stieleria maiorica genome includes the window CGTCCATCATCGACGTGTGCCAGTCGCTGCCGTCTTCGCTGGCCTGCCAATTGGCCGGACGATCGTGCCGTAACACCTGCAAGCATCCCTGGGCGATCGGTGAATCGACGATCGGCGCGTAGTAGGGACCGAGAAACCAGGGCGAGGTGTCCACCAGATGTTCGCGTCCCAGGTCCGTCAGCCTGTGCGTATCGCCAGCGCTTTCGATCAGCCCGCTGGCGCGACACAGTGTCAACAACACATCCAAGGGGCGCGATGCGAGCGAAAAGTGGTTGGCGATCGCCTCCGTGTCGGCGTCGCCCCGCTGGTGAATCCAGCTGAACAGATTCAGTTTGCCGACCGCCACGGCAAGCATGTCCGGTGCGTATTGCCGATCGCGAAAACGCAACAAGAGGGCAGGATTGGTCGCGGGGTTTTGTTTCAGGTCGATCGTCATCGCGGTGCTTTGGGCTTTGCCTACTGTAGATGGAAAGGTTTGTGTCGTCGCGTAACTGTCAGTTGCGTACTCGACGATGCATTGCCAGTGTCGCCGTGTTCTCCGAACTCGGCGAGCGCGAAAAAGCGAAGCTTTGCCCCGCGCCGACCTCGGAGAGGACGGCGACTGTCCAGCTAGTTTTCCGAATCGATCAACGATTCAACAACCGATTCGAGTTGCAGCCCGGTAAAGTCCAACGCTTCGACCTTGCCCTGTTGGTTGAAGATCGCGACGAATGGCAACGACACCAAACCGAACTTGGACGCGATCGGGTTGCCCTGGTCCGACGTCGCCGAGGAAACGCTGCGATAGCTGGGGAATCCCAGGTCATTCTTCGCCAGAAACTCTCCCAACGGGGCCTGCTCGCCGTCCAAGTTCATCCCGACGATCGCGATTTTATCGGGGTGCCGGGATTGGATCTCCTGGAGCATCGGGATGATTTGCAGCGAGGGCGGGATCATCACCGCCCAAAACGGCATCAGCACAACTTTGCCCTTGGTGTGGCTGGACGAGATGCTGTTACCGTCCAGGGTGGGCAGGTGTGCCAACGCGTCCAATGAGGTCCCGATGACGTCGCGGCGGGCTTCCATCGCCGCTTTGGCTGTTGCGATTTCGCCGGCGGTCGCCGAGTCGGCGTCGGCGAACCGTTCGCTCAAGATGCGGAACGTTTCCTGGACAAACGCGTCACGACCGGCGGCTTCAAATTGCAGTGCCGACGTGCCCAAGAATTCGACGGTGTTCATATCGGGAGCTTCGCCGGTCAAGGTCGTCACGGCTTCGGTCCAACGCTCCAGGGCCACGTTCTCGTTTTCCAATATCTCTCCGATCAACCGTGTGGCGGAATCATACTTGGCCGTCCCGGCGGCGTCGGCGGCCACTTGTGCGATCATCTTGTCGGGGGAGTTGCCGTACAGTTCCAGGATTTTTTCACGCACCTTGGCCGATTGGTCCACCAATCCGTAATCGGCCAGCACTTGCCTGGCTTCCGCCATCATCAACACGGCCGGGATATCCGGTGTCGCACTTGCCGTCATGCCTTGGATCAGCGAGACGATTTCTTGGGCGGCTGATTCCCGGCCGGCACGCAGACCGTCGATGGCGAATCCGATCAACACGATTCGGCTGTCACTGGCGATCGTCGATTCTGGCGACGATAGGTTCTGCTTGGCCAAGGCTTCGAGCGCCTTGGCCGACTGGATGTCGCCCATCGCCGACAGATGTGACAGCGCCTGCAACTGACCACGCAATCCCGCGGTGCGTTGTGCATCGGTGGCGTTGGGATGCTCCAGAAGCCGGACGGCAGCTTGCAGTTTTCCCTTGACCAACTGCTGCATCATTTCATTGGCTTGGTCGGCGTCTTGCAGTTGGTTGCGCTGGCGGGCCAACATTTCCATGTCGCGATCGGACTCCTCCAGAAACGTCATCAATTCGTCCGCCGTCAGATCGCCGCGCAGCTCACGCTCGGCTGCGACAGCGTTTGCGCCGCCGGTCCCGATCATCTCGGGGATGCCCGCCGGAATGGTGTTCGACTCGGCCAATTCGAAACTCGGCGGAGTGGTGTTGGGGGCGCCGGCATTAGAACCTGGACCGGTTGCCGCCATCGCAGGGTCGGCTGAGTCGGCGGCCGCGATCCGCGGGCCGGCCAATTCCTCTCGCTCTGCCGTGGTCGGCGGCGCTGTTCTCTGCGCGGAAGTCGCGTCGACGCCATTTGCTGACGGGTCGGAGACGCTGCGATCCGAATCGCCACTCTCCGTCACGGCACCCCCGGCCGGAGGGTTTGACGCCGCGTCAGGATCGCCCTGCGAGCAGCCCGGGACGCACAAACAGCCCAGAACACAGAGGGAAATGGTCAAACAGGCAACAGCGGACAGGTTGCCCCGTTGAACGGAAAGCGGACGAATTCGCATGGCGGTAAGAGGGTTCGGCGACGGGATCAATTCTGAATCGCCAAACTATATCGCAACGCTCGGTTTTCCACTGCGCCTGAATTCCATTCCCTCAGGGACGGACGCTGGTCGATCGGGGCATCCGCTTCAGGGAAAGACTTGATGCGAACGAAACAATTGAAGTCACCTCCCTCTGGGCATTGGTGCCCGCACAAGTCGGCTCGTAGATATGGGCATGGCTCCCCTCGCCCTAAAACAGATCGAGCGAAAGACTTGGATCGCGGATTGACGATGACCGCGATCTTTTTTTGGGGTGAGGGGCTGGTGGTGAGGGGCTGTCCCCCCCGAAACGTCTGCGCCTCATCTCGCTCGCATCAGGCAAGCTGCTGGCCCCCTCATCCCCAGCCTGGCCTGATGAAAAGTACGTGGCGTCGAAAACTGGTGAACCGACAACGATTGAAAATTGCAAAATGAACAGTGCAAATTGCGAAATGAATTGAGCGACGATTCCCGGCAAATCAGAATTTTGCAATGAACAGTTTGCAATTTGCAATCGAGGGATCCAGCAGAATCGCTGAACGTCCCCGAACCTATCCAACGTTCCAAGTTCCATTGATTTTCGCCAGCCCAGCCTCGGCCCCCTTCCGCCGAATCTGTCGCCGCCGCGCGTCCGCCGGATCGATGTTAAACTGGACGCCGATCGCATTTCCCCCCCCACCATACACACAAACTCCTTTATGAAATTCACTCGACGCGACGTCCTGGCGGCTTCGGCCGGACTTTTCTCGATGGCGACCTGTTCGTCTGCGTTCGCTTCGACCGAGGCGAAACGCAAATTCACCGTTGACCTCCGCTGGGGCAGTATCGGTGTCAAGGCGAACCAGAACGAAGCGATCGAATTGGCGGCCAAGCACGGATTCGAATCGGTCGCAGCGTCACCACAGGAACTGGAAAAACTGTCCGATGCCCAAAGCGAGGCGTTGGTCGGGACCCTGAAAGAAAAAGGCTTGGTCTGGGGCTCCTCGGGCCTGCCCGTCGATTTCCGCAAGGACGACGCAACCTTCAAACGCGACTTGGGGGCATTGCCCGCCCAAGCGGCCGCGTTGCGTCGCGCCGGTGTGGACCGAATGGGGACTTGGATCCGCCCCTGTCACGACGACCTGACTTACGTCGCCAACTTCAAGCAACACGCCGACCGGCTCCGCCAATGTGCCAAAATCTTGAAGGACCATGGCCTGCGTTTGGGGCTGGAATACGTCGGCACGGCGACCCTGCGCAATTCGAAACGATTCCCGTTCATTCACACGATGCGCGAGACGGCCGAACTGCATTCGGCGATCGGCGTGGACAACATGGGCTTCGTGCTCGACTCCTGGCACTGGTACACCGCCGGCGAAACCGCCGACGACATCCGCTCATTGAATGCAAACCAAATCGTCGGCTGTGATTTGAACGACGCCCCCAAGGACGTGCCGGTCGACCAGCAGATCGACAACCGACGCGAACTTCCCGCGGCAACGGGCGTGATCGACGTGAAATCCTTCCTGCAGGCACTGATCGATGTCGGCTATGACGGTCCGGTCCGCGCCGAACCGTTCAACCAAGCACTCAACCAGATGGACAACGACGACGCCTGCGAGGCGACGTCCAAAGCGATCCGAAAAGCGATCGCGCTGGTCGAGGGATAGGGTTTCCAGCCTGTCACGAGTCGCCGTGTTCTCCGAACTCGGCGTGTTCGACCTCGTTCCAAGGCTCCGCCTTGGAACGCGATCCTGATGTGGCTCGGCCACATGGTATCTGGCGACGCGAGGCGGAGCCTCGGGGGCTGTGTGTTCCCAGGCGGGAGCCCGGAACAAGGGGGACGTGGGCCGCTCGCTTACCGGCCTGTTGATTTAATCCGATCACACGTGGGATCAGCCGTTTCGCGCGAGCGTACGGGCTTCCAATACCAAGAAAACGAACTGGCGCCCGTAGGCTCGCGCCAAACGGCTGATTAAATCAACAGGACGTTACGCGTCCCGCTGGCATGCGCCTCTGCGCCTCGTTCCAAGGCTCCGCCTTGGAACGCGATGCCGATGTGGCTCCGCCACATGCCCTCTGGTGACGCGAGGCGGGAGCCTCGGGGACCGTGTGTTCCCAGGCAGGAGCCCGGGAACAAGGGAACAGCGTGTCGCGGAGCTGTTATGCGGCCTTGCGTAGACGACGGGGTGCTTCGATGCGTCGGCGGACGCTGGCCAACGGCCCGATTTCCGACGGGGCCGCCTCGGCGTACCAAGCCCTCTGGGCGATCGAATCAAGAATCCGCTCGGCGATCGTGACCGCTCGGGCACCGGCCAATCCGCTGACCGTCGGCGAAATCCCGGATTGGATGCTGATCACGAAGTCGTGAAGTTCATCCAGGATGGCGTTCCGCGACTCGAGTTGTTTAGTTTCCAGTTGCAGATGGTCGGCGAACAATTCGTCGGCATATCCGAGCGGATTGTCGGTGGCTTGGTCCAGGTCGAACGCGCGGTCGACCAACGATTCGCTGGGACGAACGGCGTGCAGGGCGGGGCCGGAAAAATCGATTTCGGCAAAACCGCCGCATCCATACACTTGCATCTGTCGCGCCGGAGCGGGGCTGACCCGCGACGCTTTGAGATTCGCGACCAGACCGCAGGCGAATTCCAGCCGGGCTTCGGCCAAATCTTCGTGGTCGCTGACGACCGCCAGTCCGCTGGCCGAGACGTCGGCGACGGCGGCATCGGTCATCGAACAAACCAGGTCGATGTCGTGGATCATCAGGTCCATCACCACGCCGACGTCCAGGCAACGACCGGGAAAGCGTGAGGCGCGGACGGCTTCGACGTACTTCACATCGACACCGATATCGCCCAGCGCGGTGAAGGCCGGGTTGAACCGTTCCACATGTCCGACTTGCAGCGTCAATCGTCGCGAGGCGGCCAGCATCGCCAGTTTGTCGGCATCGGCCGCGGTCGTCGCCAGCGGTTTTTCGACTAGCAAGTGCTTGCCCGCTTTCAACAGCGTCGTCGCGATCTCGGCATGAGCGTCGGTCGGCGCGGCGATCACGGCGGCATCGATCTGGTCGATGCAGTCGCGGTAATCGGCAAAGGTGGGGACGTCGAACAGTTTGGCCGCGTTTTCTCGGGCGGCTTCGATCGGATCGCTGATCGCGACCAATTGAGCGCCATCAACGCTGCCGAGAAGTTTGGAATGAATTCGGCCCAGATGGCCGGCACCGATGACGGCGACGCGCAAACGACTCATGCTGCTTTCTTTCTCCGTTGGTCTTGACCGCGTCCGTGACGTCCGCTGCACGAACGATCGACACAATCAAAAAGGTGTTTGATGACGGGACGAATCGGGCCTTGGGAGTAGACGATTTCGCGAGCCTTGTCGACACCGACGCGGGCTCGGTACAACAACTTGAACGCTTGCGTCAGCACCGCGATGTCTTCGGCGGTGTACCCGTGACGTTTCAGACCGATCGTGTTGACGGCGCGTGGTTTGGTCGGCTGGCCGTCGACGATCGTGTAGGGCGGCACGTCGTGCAGCACCCGGCTCATCGCGCTGACAAAGCTCAACTGTCCGACGCTGGCGAAGTGCGACACGCCGACGCCACCGGCGATCGTGACGTCGTTTCCGACCCGGACGTGTCCGCCCAGCATGCCGTTGTTGGCGATCACGATGCGGTCGCCGACCTTACAATCGTGCGCGACGTGTGTGCCGGCCATGAAGTAGTTGTCGTGCCCGATCTCGGTCACGCCGTCTTCCTTTTCGGTCGCCCGATTGACGGTGCAGTGTTCGCGGAAAACGTTGTTGTCGCCGATGACCACTTTCGTCGGCGTGTCCTTGTAGCTTGTGTCCTGCGGGTGGCCGCCGATCACCGTGCCTTGAAAAATGTGGTTGTCATCACCGATCGTCGAGTGGCCGGTGATGACGACGTGCTCTTCGATGAGCGTGCCGTCACCGATTTTTGCATCCGGCCCGATCACAGAAAAATGGCCGATTCGAACGCCGTTTCCAAGTTGAGCCCGCGGATCAACAACGGCTGTTTGAGCGATGACAACACTCATGGCAAACCAATCTGAATAATTGACAGAGGAAGTTGCGATCTGAAAGCGAAATCAAATCGCGGATGATTTGGAACGTAGCAATTCGATGTCTTTTGAATCGAGAGGAATCGGGCTGTTTTTTCGTCCACCAGGGGAAACTTTTTTCGGACCGATTCAGGCCGCGCGGCGACGATCGCAAAACGAACTCACCTGATCCCGCGATCGCGACAACGTGGCCAACTCGTGGAGCGCTTTGGCCATCCGACCGTTCAACCGATGACCGCCGCGATAGGAGATGAATTTTCCGACCAGTTCGACACCGACCAACGCCAGATCCCCGACAAGATCCAACGCCTTGTGACGAGCGCATTCGTTTTTGAAACGGACTTCATTTTCGATCGGGCCGTCATCGCCAAAGACCAACAGGTCCTGGTAAGAAACATGCTTTGCGACACCGCGGGCATGCAGCGATTTGGCTTGGCTTTCGGTCACGAACGTCCGCGCCGGAGCGACGTCCCGGCTGAACCGTGTCGGTGTGCAGGGGAATCCGTAACATTGATTGCTGATCTCGCCTTCTTGATCGAACACCAACTGGTAGCCGAAGTGACTGACGCCCGTCGGGACCGGCGACGCGGAAATCCAAGACGATCCTTCGTGCAGCGTGATCACTTGGTCGATCACCAATCGGCGTCGTTCGCCCGCTTGGATCACCAACCCCGCCCCGGCCAACGCGTCGATGTAGGGCTTGCTGCTGCCGTCGAGCCCCGGCAGTTCCTTGCCGCTGATTTCCACGACGCAGTTGTCGATTTCCATCGCGTAGAGCGCCGCCATCAGATGTTCAATCATCTCGAACTCGGCGCTGCCACAGGCGACGTTGGTCCGCAGCTGGGCGTCGGTGCGTTGACTGACGTGAGCCGGACAGGACGGCTGGCCAGGCAAATCCGAACGCACAAGCGTGATGCCCGTGTTCACGGGGGCTGGATGCATGACGACGTCGACTTCTTTTGCCGTCCAATAGCCTCGGCCACTCAGCCGACAAGAAGAAGCGATGGAATGCTGGTTGCGTGATAGCTTCACGGCGTGCCTCCCTGCCTGATCAAGCCACTTTTCGAATCCGGAAAATAAAAACGACGGACATCGCTGTCCGCCGCTTTGTGTCTGGTGTCAGCCGACGCCCTTGCCCACTGACGTCGACCGTCGCCTGCTGACGCGGCCCTTTGCCGTTTTGGTGCGACCCCTCGCCAGTTGGCGACGGGAGTTGCACCGCATGCAGGGCTGCGTCGTCTCTACTGACGCTGAGTGCTGTTACGTCCCGCGATCGCCGGATCCGTCTTGATGACCTTGTCCAGGTATTGCATCACACCCGGGGTCATGTCCAACGCGGCATCGTGATAAACGATGTTCTTCATCACGCCACGGATGACCGATTCGCCTTGCTCCTGATTCATTTCTTCGCTGTTGTAGCGAAGCACCAGGTTGATCTTGTAGTGGTTGGCCAAGAACTTCACGCCCGCGGCGATTTGCTGGTAGTTGTCGTAGTAGATTTTGGCTTCCGCGTCGGCCAATTCCTTGCGTTTGCGAGCCATGTCCAAGCGGAGCTTGGAATCCATGCTGGCCAGTTGCTCTTCCAGTTGAGCGTATTCGGGCGATCCCGGCGACAGCGTTTTCAGCTTGGCGGCGGTGTTCTGAAGCTGCTCTCGCTTTTGCTTCAGTTCGGCGTCGTAGGCCTTCAAATCGCCTTCGACTTTCGCCACCTGGACCTTGATCCCGGGATGATTCTTAAAGATGTAAGCGACGTCCACGACCGCGACGCGGTGAGGAGCCGATTCCTGTGCAGAAGCCGTCCCGCTGATCAGGCACGGAGCTAACACAGTTGCCAATCCGATGGCAATTCCACAGACGTGATGGCGAACGGTTCGCACTTTCGCTCTCCTTGCGTATTGAGTCGCAGTCCATTTGTCACAGCGATGAAACAAACCGAGTTACCGCCTCAATTTGCTCGCAATGGCCCGATGCAGACATTCGTTGTCTGGTCCGAACCACCCAGTCGCTGTCGTGCCGAAATCGCTCCGGCGTTTGTTCACTAATTACCGATTGTGGCAATCGTCCCCGGCCACGTAAAGATTGATCATGCGCTTTTTTCTAGGAGCGTTTCTCAAGCTTTCCACGCAGCATCACGGTGTTCGCCTCGCGACGCACCTCGATCTCGAAGGTGTCGCCGGGCTCGTGCGCCCGCACCCACGACAAGACGTCGCTTGTGGTGCGAATCACCTGCCGGCCGATCCGTTGAATCTGGTCGTCGATTTGCAATCCCGCTTTCGATGCCGGGCCCCCCTCGGTCACGTCGGTGACGCTGACCACGCCGCCTCGTTCCGTAATCCGCACGCCCAAAAATGCCGTCATCTGACGACGGATCTGGACCCTCGGATCGGTCTCGGCATACGCGGGCCGTTGGGGGAGCACCGCCAGTTGAAATGCCACTTCAGAAACCATATCGGTTACACGGGTTAGGTTCCCAAAATCGATTTTGTCGAAATCGTCAGAAGGTCGATGATAATCGTTGTGCAGCCCCGTGAAGAAAAACAACACCGGCACACCGACCCGGTAAAACGACTGGTGATCGCTGGGACCATAACCACTGGCGACCTTAAAAAGGTCAAAGCCGAAGCGGTCGTTGGCCGCGTCCACGACGGGTTCTAATCCGCTGGCCGATCCCGTCCCGTAAACCGTCAATTCGTTGTCGCGAAGCCGGCCGACCATGTCCAAATTGATCATCGCCGCCGTGGTTTCGATCGGCCGCACCGGGTTTTCGACATAATGCTGGCTGCCCAACAACCCACGCTCTTCGCCGGTGAACCCGATGAACAACACGGTGCGGTGCGAAGCCGTCGATTCCAACCGACGCATCAATTCCGATCCGCAAGCCAACATCGCCGCCGTCCCGCTGGCGTTGTCATCGGCTCCGTTGTGCACCGCGATCGTTCCCGGGGCCAAGGAGCCGAAGCCGCCCATGCCGACGTGGTCGTAATGGGCGCCCACCACGATCGTTTCGTTCGCTAGCAAACCCTTGCCGGGCAATCGCCCGATCACGTTGTCGCTGGCCGCGACCGCCGGTTTCAAATCGACCGATAATTCGGCGGTCACGCCCTCGAGCGTCCGGCTGTCCGGCCGAAACGTCCGGTCGATTTCCGCCTCGACCTCTTCCAGCCCCACCCCGCCGCCGGCGCGCAGCATTTGATCGGCCAGATCGCGGGCGATCGAAGCAACCGGGATCTTCTCGGTCTGCTTGGTTTTCGTTCCTGCATCGGCGATCCCCAGAACGCCGCGTCGGGCAGCGGAAAGCTGGGATTGCATCGCCACAATCATCCGCTCGGTCGCCGCGATCTTCTCCGCCGTCGCCGCGCGGTTCTTGACCGCTTGCTGGGGAAGATTTTTCAGCACCTCGGCCAAGCGTTCCTTGCGGCGCACTTCCTGGTCGATGCGATTCTGTTCCTCCTGGACTGCGTCGCGAACGCTCCGCGGATCATTGACGATCAACACGCCGGCCGCCCCCTGCTTGATCGCCTCCGCGACCTTGGTGGCAAAGTAGGCGTGCCGCGTATTTTTGACACCGTCGAAGGGGCTGTCCGGGTCGCCGGCCCCGGGCTCTTTTCGCAGGATCAACACGATCGCACCGCGGGCATCGACCGAGGCGTAGTCGTCGTAGTGGTGCGATTCGGAACGGATCCCGTAGCCGGCAAAAACCACCCGCGCCGACACGGATTGTTTGTCGCTGCCGATGCCCAGCGGCCCGAACCCACCGTTCAAGTCCGCTTCGATGACGCTTTGGCCGGGGAGCTGAATGCGACAGACGTTGCCTTCTTCATTGCGAACCTCACTGCCAACCGTGATCGCGACGCTTTGAAAGGGGCTGCCGGCGACCGAGTCCAGTTGCAGCCCGATCGATTCCATTCGCTCGCGCAAATAGTTTCGCGCGACATCAATCGTCTCGTCGGTCACACTCCGCCCGCGCAGCTCCTCCGACGCCAGGTATTCAACGTCCTGACGCAGCGTCGCCATCAGTGACGCTGACTCGTCGTCAACAGACCCTTGTGCCGGGCAACTAGCTGCATCGATCGATAACAACACAAGTTGCAAAAGTGCCAGATGCATCGCGACCGCAACAGCCGTCCTCACGATGCAGGACGACTTGGGAAGCGGCGAGTTTGTTCGGGTGGTCATGTGCCGGATATCGGATCGATTCAATGATGGATGTCACACACGGGCCGATCCGTTTGATCGAGTCGCAGGCCGGCAATTGACGAGGCACACCGCGTCATCAGGACCGCATTTGAATCAGCCCGCGGATGGCAGGGCGTACCCACGGATGTCTGGCAGTCCGGGATCCGTGGGGACGCTCTGCCATCTGTGGGTTTTATTTGTTGGAGTGTTCCAGCACCCGTACGCCCGACTGGGCTTACGCCGCTTCGGGCGTCTTCTCACCCCGTTGGACCAACATCAACAGGATCGGGCTGGCCACGAAGATCGAACTGTAGGTTCCGACCAGGACACCGACGACCAGACAGAACGCAAACGCGTGGATCCCTTCGCCGCCGAACAGGTACAGCAGCACGACCACAATCAACGTGGTGATCGAAGTCAACAAGGTCCGGCTGAGCGTTTGATTGATGCTGGTGTTGATCATTTCGCCGGTCAACCGCGGTGCCTTGCCTTTGGTTTCCCGGATCCGGTCAAACACGACGATCGTGTCGTTCAGCGAATAACCGATGATCGTCAGCAATGCCGCGACCACGGTCAGACTGATCTTGAAGGGGTCGATCAACAGGAATCCGAGTGCATCGGCGACGTAGTAGCTGATCGCGATCGCACCGAGCGTGATCAAAACGTCGTGGACCAACGCCGCGACGGCCGCAAAGCCATAGATGACGCGCTGGAATCGGAACCAGATGTACAAGATGATCACCATCAAGCTGGCGAACAGGGCGACCGAGGCGCGTCCGACCATTTGACCGGCGACCCGTGCACCGACGCTGCTGCTGCTGACCCAAACCGGTTCGTTGCCCAATGATCGCTCGACGACCTGCATCACCTTGTCGGCCGCGTCGTTGCCCATCGGCAACGTCACTTTCCACTCGGAAAACGGCACGCTCGATCCGCTCTTCCAATCCTCGGCGCCTTCGCCGCTGGGCAGCAAATCGACGGCACGTTCATTCAGCGGGATGTTTAATTCGTCGGCGGCCTCTTTCATCCGGTTGATCAACGTCGGGCCGCTGATCGAGGCACTCGTGTCGCCGCCGCCGATCCCCAAGCTGATGCGGCGAACGGCCGATTCGCCCGCGGTCAGTGACGGCTCGGCGCTGGTTGACTCGGAGGTTGCTTCACTGTCGGCAGCTTCACTGTCGGCCTGCATCGCGACCAGCATCACGCCGTTGGAATCGCGGCCGATCGAGGAGGTTTCCGATCCGCCGGCGGAGATCGTGACGTCGTAGGTGACCAGATCGGTATCGGTGGACGCTTCAAACGCCTCGACGATTCGCGCTTGCAGATCATCGACCGAAACCAGCGACGAATCGACTTTAAACACCGTCCCGTCATCGGCGCCGTCCATCGTCACGCCGTTGACGGTGAATTGGACGGGCGAGCCGTCTTGGTCACCGATCCCTGCACCGACGATCTCGCGAATGGTCTCCGTCGTCGTCGTCTCATTGACGCGGAATTGGACCGACGATCCGCCGGCAAAGTCGATGTCCAGGATGTTCTTGCCGCGTGCGAACAGCGATCCGAGACCGATCAGGATCAGGATCGCAGAAACGGCCAGGGCCGGTTTTCCTTTGCCGATGAAGTCCATCATGCCGCCGCCGGACACGGAATTCTTGATCGCGTTGACCATATCCGACATCCCCAGCGACACCTTGTTGTGACGCTCGGCGATATCGAACAGCGTTCGCGACATGTAGATCGCGGTGAACATCGAGTACAGGATCCCCAAGATCAACGTGACGGCAAAGCCACGGATCTGGTCGGTTCCGATCGCGTACAACACGATCGCCGTGAACAGCGTCGTCAAGTTGGCATCGATAATGGTGACCGTCGCCTTGGCAAATCCGTTTCGAATCGCCATCCGGTCCTTGGCACCCTTGCTGATCTCCTCGCGGATCCGTTCAAAAATCAACACGTTCGCGTCGACCGACATACCGACGGTCAAAACCAGACCGGCCAGTCCCGGCAGCGTCAGCGGTTGGTGAATCAGCACCATCGTCGCCAGAATC containing:
- the secD gene encoding protein translocase subunit SecD, giving the protein MDCFSLVQPPADVTLADLTLAAPSLLAGLIAQADAEQGISWQQYGMLAIALAVMILPFMVGGFFAKRLKMPNHSTRIGFILLAITASVTVLLNRLPDRGVDLRGGTILVYEIDPSKSNPDAEQQGNGVKSKDLVGPLTKRINPSGTREIVIRPYGDSQIEIIIPEVDQREVAQIEETLKQAGILRFAILANRTDHQRIINLAAEQAASKERAIRMSEVISDVDGRTVGRWAIVDRETTRTGDNGPFRVNVGNAIVRNPDTGEFIELPSTVRGDQALQASWVDQQGLSGLEVLMIIDPDIDVKGEDLAFASTTFDEQGAPAVAFNLTDSGSGKFRVLTTENAPQGTRQRQLGIVMDDRLLSAPNILQPISKQGRITGNFTTEEVKALVDILKAGQLPAALTKQPIAKNQIDATLGADTIRKGVMAIGVSLSLVLIFILFYYRFAGAIACLALVLNLGMILATMVLIHQPLTLPGLAGLVLTVGMSVDANVLIFERIREEISKGAKDRMAIRNGFAKATVTIIDANLTTLFTAIVLYAIGTDQIRGFAVTLILGILYSMFTAIYMSRTLFDIAERHNKVSLGMSDMVNAIKNSVSGGGMMDFIGKGKPALAVSAILILIGLGSLFARGKNILDIDFAGGSSVQFRVNETTTTETIREIVGAGIGDQDGSPVQFTVNGVTMDGADDGTVFKVDSSLVSVDDLQARIVEAFEASTDTDLVTYDVTISAGGSETSSIGRDSNGVMLVAMQADSEAADSEATSESTSAEPSLTAGESAVRRISLGIGGGDTSASISGPTLINRMKEAADELNIPLNERAVDLLPSGEGAEDWKSGSSVPFSEWKVTLPMGNDAADKVMQVVERSLGNEPVWVSSSSVGARVAGQMVGRASVALFASLMVIILYIWFRFQRVIYGFAAVAALVHDVLITLGAIAISYYVADALGFLLIDPFKISLTVVAALLTIIGYSLNDTIVVFDRIRETKGKAPRLTGEMINTSINQTLSRTLLTSITTLIVVVLLYLFGGEGIHAFAFCLVVGVLVGTYSSIFVASPILLMLVQRGEKTPEAA